Proteins found in one Aspergillus chevalieri M1 DNA, chromosome 2, nearly complete sequence genomic segment:
- a CDS encoding DUF3632 domain-containing protein (COG:S;~EggNog:ENOG410PTCH;~InterPro:IPR022085;~PFAM:PF12311): MATLDELSQHRNWFRGDPDLPFTPLVEAYVADEIDLQTTVEKIVKPVNEAYSSGDANKTPSTESLLWDLWYTILWTAKKTPRTDPPSQKSQSAILDPSTPSKGHTKLLTLLEILKTKPDPPYPSNIDQSTTRNWIFNDGKLWSVLSLFGPATREILNDSPGAGNGYEDVEVAGWVNLNAFLAHVTKREIAGMEQIGIFELRHALEQRHKDDTKGKVPVKEARKVQTFVAAAGVWVIIMGEELWARKGEKKGKEGEAESGVRAKGDVITKERWKLWVEKLRFLSCRDDLDIDTRELAAQGAAILARVHT, encoded by the exons ATGGCCACTCTTGACGAACTCTCCCAACACCGCAACTGGTTCCGCGGGGACCCAGACCTCCCCTTCACCCCGCTTGTGGAAGCGTACGTGGCCGACGAGATCGATCTGCAAACTACCGTTGAGAAGATTGTAAAGCCGGTGAATGAGGCGTATTCATCTGGTGATGCTA ACAAAACCCCCAGCACTGAATCTCTCCTCTGGGACCTCTGGTACACAATCCTCTGGACCGCAAAGAAAACTCCCCGCACAGACCCTCCCTCCCAAAAATCCCAATCCGCAATCCTAGACCCTTCCACGCCCTCAAAAGGCCACACCAAactcctcaccctcctcgAAATCCTCAAAACAAAACCAGACCCTCCATATCCGTCGAACATCGACCAGAGCACTACGAGGAACTGGATCTTCAATGACGGCAAACTCTGGTCTGTGCTAAGTTTATTCGGGCCCGCGACGAGGGAGATACTGAATGATTCACCCGGCGCGGGGAACGGGTATGAAGATGTTGAGGTTGCGGGGTGGGTGAATCTGAATGCATTTCTGGCGCATGTGACGAAGCGGGAGATTGCGGGGATGGAGCAGATTGGGATTTTTGAGCTGCGGCATGCGCTGGAGCAGAGGCATAAGGATGATACTAAGGGTAAGGTGCCTGTGAAGGAGGCGCGGAAGGTGCAAACGTTTGTTGCGGCGGCGGGGGTGTGGGTGATTATTATGGGTGAGGAGTTGTGGGCACGGAAGGGGGAGAAAAAGGGTAAGGAGGGTGAGGCTGAGTCTGGGGTGCGGGCGAAGGGGGATGTCATCACGAAAGAACGGTGGAAGTTGTGGGTTGAGAAATTGAGGTTCTTGAGTTGTAGGGATGATTTGGATATTGATACCCGGGAATTGGCGGCGCAGGGAGCTGCGATTTTGGCGCGTGTGCATACTTAA
- a CDS encoding DUF1593 domain-containing protein (COG:S;~EggNog:ENOG410Q0X1;~InterPro:IPR013783,IPR036452,IPR011483;~PFAM:PF07632;~SECRETED:SignalP(1-21)) gives MLPFTLFPILLFLSVIRPTFSTNTTEKLRIFILSDILNEPDDSQSLVRYLLYSNEFQTEGIVATTSTWLPNETHPEAIREIIRAYGSVVDNLNQHVPGDKQYSSAKELLSVVFSGPTVYGKQALQNNSTLSPGASHLVKSLKSSNATLHLPVWGGTNTLAQALQHISRTHSSTEAKTLRSRLRIYTISDQDDTGPWLRATYPDLFYIASRHAWKAYPLAAWTGMSTMALSPAANDSIVQNAWLGRYIQLGKLGDVYPDIEYTMEGDSPSLLYFIPNGLGHIEKPDWGSWGGRYSPLSDDHRETQFGDTLDTVYYTSVNNTETEKSNHATIFRWRSAFQTDFAARMQWTLSSNYTSARHPPAIRVNGHEGLEPLILHARLNQSFVFDASETLDTDQHDDLQFEWYQYQEPSYLPNPGPQSDKRLNIQPLSDGQLVKLNEQGFEDAVRAKKVRITLPAMQGTEMVDGYHLILQVSTGGEVPITRYKRIVLVV, from the exons ATGCTCCCTTTCACACTCTTCCCCATATTGCTCTTCCTATCCGTCATACGACCCACCTTCAGCACAAACACAACAGAAAAACTGCGCATATTCATCCTATCCGACATCCTTAATGAACCCGATGACTCTCAATCTCTTGTCCGCTATCTACTCTACTCAAACGAGTTCCAGACTGAGGGAATAGTAGCCACGACCTCGACATGGCTTCCAAACGAGACGCATCCAGAGGCGATTCGCGAGATCATTCGTGCGTACGGAAGTGTAGTGGATAATCTTAATCAACATGTACCAGGGGATAAGCAATATTCTTCTGCGAAGGAACTGCTCAGTGTTGTTTTTTCGGGGCCTACC GTCTACGGCAAACAAGCCTTACAAAATAACAGCACCCTTAGTCCCGGCGCATCCCACCTAGTCAAATCCCTCAAATCCTCAAACGCAACCCTTCACCTCCCCGTCTGGGGCGGCACAAACACTCTCGCCCAAGCCCTCCAGCACATCTCCCGCACCCATTCCTCAACCGAAGCGAAGACCCTCCGCTCCCGCCTCCGCATATACACAATCTCCGATCAAGATGATACGGGTCCCTGGCTGAGAGCGACGTACCCGGATTTGTTCTACATTGCGTCAAGACATGCGTGGAAGGCGTACCCCCTTGCGGCTTGGACGGGGATGTCGACGATGGCTCTTTCGCCTGCGGCGAATGATAGTATTGTGCAGAATGCGTGGTTGGGGAGGTATATCCAATTGGGAAAGTTGGGGGATGTTTATCCTGATATCGAGTATACGATGGAGGGCGATTCACCGAGTTTGTTGTACTTCATCCCTAACGGACTGGGGCACATTGAGAAACCTGATTGGGGAAGTTGGGGTGGACGATATTCACCCCTTTCAGATGATCATCGTGAGACGCAGTTCGGTGATACCCTGGATACGGTATACTACACCTCTGTGAATAATACGGAGACGGAAAAGTCGAATCATGCAACCATATTCCGCTGGCGCAGTGCGTTCCAGACGGACTTTGCAGCAAGGATGCAATGGACGCTTTCTTCGAACTATACCTCCGCGCGCCATCCGCCTGCTATTCGTGTGAATGGGCATGAGGGTCTGGAGCCATTGATTCTCCATGCGCGTTTGAATCAGTCTTTCGTCTTCGACGCGAGCGAAACACTCGATACAGACCAACATGACGATCTACAATTCGAATGGTATCAATACCAAGAACCATCCTACCTACCAAACCCCGGTCCACAAAGCGATAAAAGACTAAACATTCAACCACTCTCGGATGGACAGCTGGTCAAGCTCAACGAGCAGGGATTCGAGGACGCCGTTCGCGCGAAAAAAGTTAGGATTACACTTCCGGCAATGCAGGGTACAGAGATGGTAGATGGGTATCATTTGATATTGCAAGTTAGCACTGGTGGTGAGGTTCCGATTACGAGATATAAGAGGattgttttggtggtttag
- a CDS encoding dDENN domain protein (COG:T;~EggNog:ENOG410PH23;~InterPro:IPR001194,IPR005113,IPR005112,IPR037516, IPR043153,IPR002219;~PFAM:PF03456,PF03455,PF02141;~TransMembrane:2 (o549-569i590-608o);~go_process: GO:0035556 - intracellular signal transduction [Evidence IEA]) produces MRFSSTSASSSSTSEGSATPLADYFWIAGVDGTEILDTFRRLGDEYRAHSATSPGPALADTIEEDADAEEAHDPRLDGLSRPGSASGIRGSVQRLSFRSGDSDPHPNGSNSNRSSMTIKGNGNGGNGDSTGDNGNTTPAALSPRNSALVDESGQLGHFDFDKALLKFASERESFLSDLSLSAGAITPNNRPRSRLRTQKIVSEENNSSGGNLLRSGIGSVRRHMAFRDMNSMKRQPSVARQASIRTSRRLSNYNSVIPTPQPLEISPTMHPLKRRFEPVLLDRYPTKDMTDELKQRCNFPDYVPMFAFPNDINIVSSDQRPRSTWHGFAMTTDNGSRLHAICVIIWIPLNPQAAEELEKRCEEWRKDNMTDEERELAASLGERLASERAKLSRLLAELPTVPSGSEQREQLEDDISAVEEKIGLMTDLLRPVRHGAASKIEGLTDGDTGFWIPRAYGILGREANMTSLWKEWLKAVIVPMTEGSVQRVPPSSPRMGIWQPLERYVMNLCTEAFSPNGSTTQVELSVRELRLFARKEASNELPGSRNTDLYALFRALSVPNIVILFEYALTESRIIFLSSHTSMLYLATKALVDLLFPIQWTGVLIPILPARLIQALEAPCPYIVGIERRYEKVELPSDDFVLVDLDSDMIESTIRPTPLPRHQRRKLLSLLQLAAPHHNRCGVPTGPPAYAVETYPFDSFMSENPFIFNPKAQSTQLAKYVSLNSSSFGQNSNPQNSYQAPIFNAYLQARQESVSRGYSSKGDRPGTSSTSKTGSPPSPRMDSSPTSGHFPPPGSRTDSGLALQASLREKRSGHFDAASRRSSSFGMDMKTGIPRRPSAPFLGHTPNLSVTTLNTDYNPGSTYAPSVYAQSTVAASTIVPTASSQPIHNSEGTCWVEGHCLQVQPWDDKAICAICNERAEEGMYKCSACKTVVHNQCALQICIVCPAAFHPEQVRAAFVRCFASLFYTYKKFLQPSTGDKKKSGLFYSFNADAFMKSLPGEHAEYIAVLSQTQGFNEFISEREYCNPKSKTKDPRMTLFDEIVLSKRNRGRSSIFSGRSTTDFLSDTSNHLWRTASAASVAPSSRNQQSISEDFSRMAVKAPAKLDTRLMKDPRMIHGVPRPSRAANRATRKPLPNGLAITPP; encoded by the exons ATGCGCTTCTCCTCTACTTctgcctcctcctcctcgacgtCTGAGGGGTCTGCGACTCCTCTCGCCGATTATTTTTGGATTGCCGGTGTGGATGGGACCGAAATCCTCGATACCTTTCGCCGCTTAGGAGACGAATACAGAGCCCACAGTGCCACTTCCCCCGGCCCCGCCCTCGCGGATACCATCGAGGAGGATGCAGATGCTGAAGAGGCCCATGACCCTCGGCTGGATGGGCTCTCCAGACCTGGTTCTGCCAGTGGGATTCGGGGCTCCGTTCAGCGCCTGTCGTTTCGTTCAGGGGACTCGGATCCTCATCCCAATGGCTCCAACAGTAACCGAAGCAGCATGACCATTAAGGGTAACGGGAATGGCGGCAATGGTGATAGTACAGGGGATAATGGTAATACTACTCCGGCTGCGCTTTCGCCGCGAAACTCGGCGCTGGTGGACGAATCGGGTCAGTTGGGTCACTTTGATTTCGACAAGGCATTGCTCAAGTTCGCTTCGGAGAGAGAGTCCTTTCTGTCGGATCTGAGTCTCAGCGCGGGTGCGATCACCCCGAATAACCGACCTAGATCCCGTTTACGTACCCAGAAGATCGTATCCGAAGAGAATAATTCGTCAGGGGGCAATCTGCTTCGTTCTGGAATTGGCAGCGTGCGCCGGCATATGGCGTTTCGCGACATGAATAGTATGAAGAGACAGCCCTCCGTGGCCCGTCAAG CATCGATACGAACTTCGCGACGCCTGAGTAACTACAATTCCGTTATCCCAACTCCGCAACCGCTCGAGATTTCTCCAACTATGCATCCCCTTAAACGTCGATTCGAACCTGTCCTACTTGATCGATACCCCACTAAAGACATGACGGATGAGTTGAAGCAACGGTGCAATTTCCCCGACTACGTGCCCATGTTTGCTTTCCCGAATGATATCAACATCGTATCCTCCGATCAGAGACCACGCTCTACCTGGCATGGCTTTGCCATGACTACCGATAATGGCTCGAGATTGCACGCCATTTGCGTCATTATCTGGATTCCCTTAAACCCGCAGGCCGCTGAAGAACTCGAGAAGCGTTGCGAGGAGTGGCGCAAGGACAACATGACCGACGAGGAGCGCGAACTGGCTGCTAGTCTTGGAGAACGATTGGCCTCTGAGCGTGCAAAACTGTCCCGGCTGCTTGCGGAGCTGCCAACAGTACCCTCGGGCTCAGAACAGAGAGAGCAATTGGAAGACGATATCAGcgcagtggaggagaagatcgGGTTGATGACCGATCTTTTGCGACCTGTCCGTCATGGGGCTGCCTCCAAGATTGAGGGTCTCACAGACGGTGATACAGGTTTCTGGATCCCTCGCGCATACGGAATTCTGGGCCGCGAAGCCAACATGACAAGCTTGTGGAAAGAATGGTTGAAAGCGGTCATTGTTCCCATGACTGAAGGCAGCGTCCAGCGTGTGCCTCCCAGTTCGCCGCGCATGGGTATCTGGCAACCTTTGGAGCGATACGTCATGAACCTCTGTACTGAAGCATTCAGTCCCAACGGTTCGACGACTCAGGTCGAATTGTCGGTCAGGGAATTGCGTCTGTTCGCGCGTAAGGAGGCCAGCAATGAATTGCCCGGTTCTCGTAAT ACTGATCTCTATGCTTTATTCCGAGCTCTATCGGTACCTAATATCGTTATTTTATTCGAG TATGCATTGACGGAATCACGCATCATTTTCCTATCCTCTCATACATCAATGCTCTATCTGGCTACCAAGGCCCTGGTCGATCTCTTGTTCCCTATTCAATGGACCGGTGTCCTCATTCCAATTCTCCCCGCTCGCCTGATCCAGGCCCTCGAAGCTCCGTGCCCGTACATCGTGGGTATTGAACGACGGTACGAAAAGGTGGAATTGCCATCTGACGATTTCGTCCTGGTTGATTTGGACTCCGACATGATTGAGAGTACAATCAGGCCCACTCCGCTGCCACGACACCAGCGCCGGAAACTGCTGTCGCTGCTTCAGCTGGCAGCACCTCACCACAATCGGTGCGGCGTTCCCACCGGTCCTCCCGCGTATGCTGTCGAAACCTACCCGTTCGATTCTTTCATGTCTGAAAATCCTTTCATCTTCAACCCCAAGGCGCAGTCCACTCAACTAGCCAAGTACGTCAGTCTCAACTCGAGTTCTTTTGGCCAAAACTCGAACCCCCAGAACTCGTATCAGGCACCCATTTTCAATGCCTATTTGCAAGCTCGACAGGAGTCGGTGTCGAGGGGCTACTCATCCAAGGGTGACAGGCCAGGGACGAGCTCCACTTCGAAGACAGGGTCTCCACCGTCTCCAAGAATGGATAGCTCACCTACGTCGGGTCATTTCCCTCCACCAGGATCACGCACGGACTCGGGTTTGGCTCTTCAGGCATCCCTGCGGGAAAAGCGATCCGGTCATTTTGATGCTGCGTCCCGGCGTAGCTCCTCGTTCGGCATGGATATGAAGACGGGCATACCCCGACGACCCAGTGCGCCTTTCTTGGGCCACACGCCCAACCTGTCTGTCACGACTCTGAACACCGATTACAACCCTGGATCGACCTATGcgccatctgtgtatgcgcAGTCGACAGTCGCTGCATCCACAATTGTCCCGACGGCGTCTTCTCAGCCTATTCACAACTCTGAAGGAACATGTTGGGTGGAGGGACATTGCCTGCAGGTCCAGCCTTGGGACGACAAGGCCATTTGCGCGATTTGTAATGAGCGAGCCGAGGAAGGAATGTACAAATGTAGCGCCTGCAAGACCGTTGTGCACAACCAGTGTGCTCTGCAGATCTGCATCGTGTGTCCGGCTGCGTTCCACCCGGAGCAGGTTCGTGCGGCCTTTGTCCGGTGCTTCGCCAGTCTGTTCTACACGTACAAGAAGTTTTTGCAGCCGTCTACTGGTGACAAGAAGAAGTCTGGTCTGTTCTACAGCTTCAACGCAGATGCATTCATGAAGAGCTTGCCGGGTGAACACGCGGAGTATATCGCTGTTTTGTCACAGACGCAAG GATTCAACGAATTCATCAGCGAGAGAGAATATTGCAACCCGAAGTCGAAGACCAAGGACCCCCGCATGACACTCTTCGATGAGATCGTCCTGTCTAAGCGCAACCGCGGTCGTTCTTCGATTTTCTCTGGCCGGAGCACGACGGACTTCCTGTCTGACACTTCGAACCATCTCTGGCGCACCGCTAGTGCAGCGTCGGTCGCACCCAGCAGTCGGAATCAGCAAAGTATCTCTGAGGATTTCAGCCGCATGGCAGTCAAAG CACCGGCAAAACTGGATACAAGATTGATGAAAGACCCCCGCATGATTCACGGAGTTCCTCGACCGTCCAGGGCGGCGAACAGGGCCACTCGAAAGCCGCTTCCGAATGGTTTGGCTATTACGCCTCCGTAA
- a CDS encoding trafficking protein particle complex subunit 13 (COG:S;~EggNog:ENOG410PNI2;~InterPro:IPR010378;~PFAM:PF06159): MARPRAQSSAEGPKEPHSVSLKVLRLSRPSLSYQYPLPVANTKISSKASLSYPSENADDQFIFSPNLTLPPTFGSAYVGETFACTLSANNELPENETSRVITSVRIVAEMQTPSQVASLELESADDETASTDGLDKGQSLQKIVRFDLKEEGNHILAVSVSYTETLMGTDYQASSGRVRTFRKLYQFVAQPCLSVRTKASELPSVEVENKSLGPYGRTRLLRYALEAQLENVGDNAVVLKQTRLNPKPPFKATSLNWDYERPDKATCPLPTLNPRDVLQVAFLVEQEEGQQDGLENLQKDMKRDGRAILGQLSIEWRGAMGDKGFLTTGNLLTRRRA, encoded by the exons ATGGCCCGTCCGCGCGCGCAGTCTAGCGCTGAAGGCCCCAAAGAGCCCCATTCGGTCTCTCTCAAAG TATTGCG CCTTTCGCGGCCATCGTTGTCATACCAATATCCGCTTCCTGTTGCCAATACGAAGATCTCGAGCAAGGCGTCGTTGAGTTATCCTTCTGAGAATGCCGATGATCAATTCATCTTCAGTCCTAAT CTCACTCTACCTCCAACTTTTGGATCCGCTTACGTCGGAGAGACCTTTGCCTGCACATTAAGCGCAAATAACGAACTCCCCGAAAATGAGACATCGCGCGTAATCACCTCTGTCCGAATCGTCGCTGAGATGCAGACCCCATCGCAAGTAGCCTCGCTCGAGCTCGAATCCGCTGACGACGAGACTGCATCGACAGATGGTTTAGACAAAGGGCAATCGCTACAGAAGATCGTCCGGTTCGATCTGAAAGAGGAGGGGAACCATATCCTGGCGGTTAGTGTTAGTTACACGGAGACGTTGATGGGGACGGACTACCAGGCGTCTAGCGGGCGGGTGCGGACGTTTCGGAAACTATACCAGTTTGTGGCTCAGCCGTGTCTCAGTGTGAGGACTAAGGCGTCTGAGTTGCCGTCGGTAGAGGTGGAGAATAAATCGCTCGGGCCTTATGGGAGGACTAGGTTGTTGAGGTATGCGCTTGAGGCGCAGTTGGAGAATGTGGGGGATAATGCTGTGGTGTTGAAG CAAACGCGATTAAATCCTAAGCCACCGTTCAAAGCGACTTCGCTGAATTGGGACTATGAGCGACCCGACAAAGCGACATGTCCGCTGCCGACGTTGAACCCGCGGGACGTGCTGCAGGTCGCATTTCTGGTTGAGCAGGAAGAAGGACAACAGGACGGACTTGAGAATTTGCAAAAGGACATGAAGCGGGATGGTCGAGCGATATTGGGACAATTATCGATTGAATGGCGAGGCGCTATGGGAGACAAGGGATTCCTGACGACAGGCAATCTCTTGACGCGACGACGGGCGTAA
- a CDS encoding RING finger protein (COG:O;~EggNog:ENOG410PNR8;~InterPro:IPR001841,IPR039903,IPR024991,IPR007527, IPR013083;~PFAM:PF12861,PF04434;~go_component: GO:0005680 - anaphase-promoting complex [Evidence IEA];~go_function: GO:0008270 - zinc ion binding [Evidence IEA];~go_function: GO:0061630 - ubiquitin protein ligase activity [Evidence IEA];~go_function: GO:0097602 - cullin family protein binding [Evidence IEA];~go_process: GO:0031145 - anaphase-promoting complex-dependent catabolic process [Evidence IEA]): MTNSTSKFLVNMPTRSGSSSLGYPQPPISSLKTLESQVNANIQSTFSTKRKRTAASEIETPVAPVKGPRKANNTQRAPAKVVGRTDDAPEPKSKKPRTKKPEQEKRLRVFRKHAPQAYLDRLARATSQRMFAVSSSVNWTDSYPIMEFGMAGSTGNLYTVTIGKVPSCSCPDNQKGNQCKHICYVLSKALKAPAHLQYQLAFLSTELIEIYNGSYLSRETKPEENAAGKRKPIEGDCPVCFMEFEPDKENIVWCRGSCGNNIHKVCFDKWAATQRAHGVRCVYCRAPWEFETENLNMDELKKTGRVNDEGYVNVADQLGLSGERDSSTYYQPWDYRESYYYGRRRYRY; the protein is encoded by the exons ATGACCAATTCGACATCAAAATTTCTCGTCAACATGCCCACTAGAAGTGGGTCATCTTCCCTAGGGTATCCGCAACCCCCCATTTCATCTCTCAAAACCCTCGAGTCACAAGTCAACGCGAACATCCAGAGTACATTTTCGACGAAGAGAAAGCGAACCGCAGCCAGCGAGATAGAAACGCCCGTAGCACCCGTGAAGGGCCCGCGAAAAGCCAATAATACCCAGCGCGCGCCAGCCAAAGTTGTTGGTCGAACAGACGACGCGCCTGAACCCAAGTCCAAGAAACCAAGGACCAAAAAGCCAGAGCAGGAGAAAAGACTTAGGGTGTTCCGCAAGCATGCGCCGCAGGCGTATTTGGATAGATTGGCGCGAGCGACGTCTCAGAG AATGTTCGCTGTAAGTTCCTCAGTCAACTGGACTGACAGTTACCCCATCATGGAATTTGGAATGGCCGGGTCCACCGGCAACCTTTACACTGTGACTATAGGGAAGGTGCCAAGTTGCAGCTGCCCGGATAATCAAAAGGGAAACCAGTGCAAGCATATCTGCTACG TCCTAAGCAAAGCCCTCAAAGCCCCCGCACACCTCCAATACCAACTCGCATTCTTATCAACG GAACTCATCGAAATATACAATGGATCCTACCTCAGCCGCGAAACCAAACCCGAAGAGAACGCTGCCGGCAAGCGCAAGCCCATCGAAGGCGACTGTCCTGTCTGCTTTATGGAGTTCGAACCCGACAAGGAAAATATCGTTTGGTGTCGAGGGTCGTGCGGGAATAACATCCATAAAGTCTGTTTTGATAAATGGGCTGCTACGCAGCGTGCGCATGGGGTTCGCTGTGTTTACTG TCGCGCCCCATGGGAATTTGAAACTGAGAACCTCAACATGGACGAACTCAAGAAAACCGGACGAGTCAATGACGAAGGCTATGTCAATGTCGCAGACCAACTGGGTCTGTCTGGTGAACGTG ACTCTTCAACATACTATCAGCCTTGGGATTACCGGGAATCGTACTATTATGGGCGGCGCAGGTATAGATACTAG
- a CDS encoding CENP-N/CHL4 family protein (COG:S;~EggNog:ENOG410PGEK;~InterPro:IPR007902;~PFAM:PF05238;~go_process: GO:0007059 - chromosome segregation [Evidence IEA];~go_process: GO:0051382 - kinetochore assembly [Evidence IEA]) produces the protein MARPKSIRAPTTASLPSTLRIPSTSPSVSKSFNKLSRQALLDLVFQWLDDNNVNTFPPYLERDQIENTDPDDEETSPYPAEQTIDDIRNAYQDLQDRKGGKREVIDRVLEGDWRHGITLRQLAMVDICYMEDHPASLRWAALELARFDEVEDTQTSDLSACLPRVHASTFLKNLQQLIAPLVKAHYHLARSASLPLTFLRILVTNSPYQHPRQLPETLMDSSRVIYIAFPDSCPFIYTSISSTGSKTSTSATTAVGTDTRSLQRIVRDAIPKALSRPQERYTLKATSLSAKSLQALLSLRGPSRSNAANGAFSIFADAVVEGSPLDPRPANTVSPEEYMNRSDEKESKRTEDEDTKNTDTHAPKKRKLAVHSRFGTSGSRSSAPLDRFDIRLLDSPNGRDDQEPSEDSQPTLSLSFAGNDVISGIRKLAELGIVDAERMPSWMTGEEGVSVAVVHQGRRVAKDSG, from the coding sequence ATGGCGCGTCCAAAATCCATCCGCGCTCCCACCACAGCCAGCCTCCCCAGCACCCTCCGCATCCCCTCAACCAGCCCATCAGTATCCAAGTCATTCAACAAACTCTCCCGCCAAGCTCTCCTCGACCTCGTCTTCCAATGGCTGGACGATAACAACGTAAACACCTTCCCGCCATATCTCGAGCGCGACCAGATCGAAAATACCGACCCGGACGATGAAGAGACCAGCCCGTACCCGGCCGAGCAGACGATCGACGACATCCGCAATGCATACCAAGACCTGCAGGACCGGAAAGGTGGGAAACGTGAGGTAATTGATCGTGTGCTTGAGGGCGATTGGAGACATGGGATTACGTTACGGCAATTGGCAATGGTGGATATTTGCTACATGGAGGATCATCCCGCTAGTTTGCGATGGGCGGCGTTGGAACTTGCTCGTTTCGACGAGGTGGAGGATACGCAAACGAGTGATCTATCAGCCTGTCTCCCGCGTGTGCATGCGTCGACTTTCCTGAAGAACCTGCAGCAATTAATCGCGCCACTTGTGAAAGCGCATTACCACCTCGCGCGATCCGCTTCGTTACCTCTCACATTCCTGCGCATTCTAGTCACCAATTCGCCCTACCAGCATCCGCGCCAACTACCCGAAACCCTCATGGATTCCTCGAGGGTAATTTATATCGCTTTCCCAGATAGTTGTCCATTTATATACACGTCCATTTCATCAACCGGTTCCAAAACCAGCACTTCCGCGACCACCGCCGTCGGAACAGATACCAGAAGTCTACAGCGCATTGTCCGAGACGCTATCCCCAAAGCACTCTCCCGTCCTCAAGAGCGATATACTCTGAAAGCGACATCTCTTTCGGCAAAGAGCCTCCAGGCCCTACTATCCCTCCGAGGCCCGAGCCGTTCAAACGCAGCAAACGGCGCATTCAGCATTTTCGCCGATGCGGTCGTCGAAGGAAGCCCATTGGACCCACGACCAGCCAATACAGTCTCGCCGGAGGAATACATGAACCGCAGTGatgagaaagaaagcaaacgaaccgaagatgaagataCCAAAAATACCGACACCCATGCGCccaagaagcgcaagcttGCCGTTCATTCCCGCTTCGGTACCTCTGGCTCCCGCTCATCGGCACCCCTGGACCGTTTTGATATTCGGTTACTCGATTCCCCGAATGGCCGCGATGATCAAGAACCCTCTGAAGATTCTCAGCCAACTCTGTCACTCAGTTTCGCCGGCAACGATGTTATATCAGGGATTCGCAAACTCGCGGAACTAGGCATCGTCGATGCAGAGCGTATGCCGTCTTGGATGACCGGTGAAGAAGGGGttagtgttgctgttgtccATCAGGGGAGACGGGTAGCGAAAGATAGTGGATGA